From the genome of Gammaproteobacteria bacterium:
CATACGTCCCGGCGAGGCGCGCCCCGAGCTCCCGGCCGGCCTCGCGCCGGTCCGCGAACACTCTGCCTGTCGGTCGGTACCACATGGCGGCGGACGGCCATTACTCCGGCCACGCTCGAGCAAGTATGCTCTCGGCAAGGACAAGGAGCGGATAACGGCTCATACCTATCGAAGCCCGAAGGCGGGCGTGCCATGACCAGCGTGCCGCAGGAGGTCACGTTCGTCGCGAAGGCGGCGTTCCTCGCGCGATGCGAGTCGTTGCCCGACCGGCCAGCTGCCGTCGAGCGCATCGACACGCATTTTGCGCGCGTGTTCCTCTCGGATCGGCTGGCCTACAAGCTCAAGAAGCCGATTCGCGTCGAGCACGCGGATTTCACCCGTGCGGCCGCGCGGCGCGCCTACTGCGAGCTCGAGGTCACGCTGAACCGGCGGCTCGCGGCGGACACCTATCTGCGCACGGTCCCGCTGGTCGAGACGCCGGCGGGGCTCGCCCTCGACGGCCGGGGCGTGCCCGTGGACTGGCTGGTCGAGATGCGGCGCCTGCCGGCCGCGCGAACGCTCGAGGCGGTCGCTGCGCAGGGCGCGGTGCGTGATGCCGATCTCGTCGCGATCGTGCGCAAGCTCGTGCGGTTCTACCGCGAGACGCCGCGCGCGCCGTGGGACGCGCAAACGTATGCGGCCGTGCTCGAGCGTCGGGCCGGCGACTACGCTCGGCGGCTCGCGGCGCCGGAGCTCGAGCTCGACGCCGCGCGCGTGGCGCGCGTGGCGGCGGCGCAGCAGGCATTCGTCGCGGCGAACCGCGACGCGCTCGCGCGCCGCATCGCGGCCGAGCGCGTCGTGGACGCGCATGGTGACTTGCGGCCGGAGCACGTGTTCTTGACCGACGATCCGCAGATCATCGATTGCCTCGAGTTCTCGATCGAGCTGCGCTGGCTCGATACGGCGGAGGAAATCGCCTTCCTCGACCTCGAGCTCGAGCGGCTCGGCCACGCCGAGCTCGGCGCGCGCCTGACGGCGCTCTACCGCGAGGTCTCCGGCGACGACGCGCCGCGGGAGCTCGCGATGTTCTACCGCAGCCAGCGGGCCGTCGTCCGCGCGCTGCTCTCGGCCTGGCATCTTCCAGGGCGAGGCGGCGCCGACGCGGACCGCTGGGCGGCGCGGGCGCGGTGGTATCTCGGCGCCGCGGAATCATCCCTCGCGCAGGCCGGCGGGGTGTGCCCGTGATGCGCGTCCGCGCACGTCGGTTCTCCTCTCCTGACACGTGCCGCCGCCTGCCAGGCTCGCCCGAGCGAGCGTTCGCATGACCACACCCACCCCCGAGCCGCAGGCGCGCTACGAGCACTTTCCGCACGACGCGGACGTCGGTGTGCGCGGCTTCGGCAGGAGCCCGGCGGAAGCGTTCGAGCAGGTCGCGCTCGCGCTCACGGCGGCCGTCACCGACCCAAACAAGGTCGCGCCGGATCGAGAAGTGGCGCTGCGCTGCGAGGCGCCGGATCAGGAGCTCTTGCTCGCCGATTGGCTGAACGCCCTCGTGTACGAGATGGCGACCCGCAACATGCTGTTCGGCAAGTTCAGCGTGCGCATCGACGGCGCCAGGCTCGAAGGCCGAGCGTGGGGCGAGCCGGTGGACGCCGCGAAGCACGAGCCGGCCGTCGAGGTCAAAGGCGCGACGTACACGGGCCTCAGGGTCGCGCAGGAACCGGACGGCACGTGGCTTGCCCAATGTGTGGTCGACGTCTGAGCCATGGAGACGTGTGAGCCATGGATCTGACACTGCTCGAACGCGAATCGGAGTATGCCTGGCGCATCGAGCCGCACGGCGACATGCGCGTGCCGGGCATCATCTACGGCGACGAGGCGCTCGTCCGCGCGATGGACGCGAAGGTCCACGAGCAGGTGTGCAACGTGGCCACCTTGCCGGGCATCGTGCGCGCCTCGTACGCCATGCCGGACGCGCACTGGGGCTACGGCTTCCCGATCGGCGGCGTGGCCGCGTTCGACCCGGACGACGGCGGCGTGGTCTCCGCGGGCGGCGTGGGCTTCGACATCTCCTGCGGCGTGCGGAGCCTCCACACCGGGCTCGAGCGCCGGGACGTCGAGCCCGCGAAGGAGCGCCTGGCCGATCAGCTCTTCCGCGACGTGCCCGCGGGCGTCGGCAGCACGGGCCGCATCCGCCTCGACGACGACACCATGGACGCCATGCTCACGGGCGGCGCCCGCTGGGCCGTCGAGCACGGCTATGGGGAGCCGCGCGATCTCGACCGCATCGAGGAACGGGGCGCGATGCCGGGCGCCGATCCGTCCCGCATCTCCGAGCGCGCCCGCAACCGCCAGCGCGACGAGATGGGCACGCTCGGCTCCGGCAACCACTACCTCGAGATCCAGCATGTCACCGAGATTTACTCGCCGGACATCGCCCCCGTGTTCGGCCTCGCGGAGGGCGACGTGCTCGCCACGATCCACTGCGGCTCGCGAGGCCTGGGCCACCAGATCGGCACGGAGTTTCTGCGCAGCATGGCGACGGCGGCGCACGAGCACGGCATCCGCCTGCCGGACCGCGAGCTCGCCTGCGCGCCCATCCGCTCGCCGATCGGCGAGGCGTACCTGGGCGCGATGCGCGCGGCCATCAATTGCGCGCTCGCGAATCGCCAGATCATCACGCACTTGGCCCGGCAAGCGTTCGCAAAAGTGCTGCCCCGCGCGGAGCTCACGCTGCTCTACGACGTCTCGCACAACACGTGCAAGATCGAGGAGCACGCGGTGAACGGCACGCGCAAGCGGCTCTTCGTGCACCGCAAGGGCGCGACGCGCGCCTTCGGCCCCGGTCATCCCGATGTGCCGGAGGCGCTGCGGGCCGTCGGCCAGCCGGTGCTCATCGGCGGCTCGATGGGCACGGGCTCGTACGTGCTGGCGGGCGCGCCGGGCAACGAGGCGCTGTCGTTCAGCTCCTCGTGCCACGGCGCGGGCCGCGCGATGAGCCGGCACCAGGCGAAGCGCACGTGGCGCGGCCGCGCGGTCGTCGACGAGCTCGCGCGCCGCGGCATCGTCGTGCGCAGCCGCTCGCTTACCGGTGTGGCGGAGGAGGCCCCGCACGCCTACAAGGACGTGGCCGCCGTCGTGCAGGCGGCGCACGACGCGGGGCTGTCGCGCATGGTGGCGCGCGTCGAGCCGCTGGTCTGCATCAAGGGCTAGCAAGCGTAGGGAAAGTTCCTGCTTGAATCGACGCGAGATCGTCACGGTCGCGTCATCGGTACATTACGGTTTCGATAGGGAGCGCGACGGAGAATCGGTCGATTCGACGACTCTCAAGGGCCCGTTCGCTCGAAGCTCGGGGCATACGGGCTCGGCTTTGAAATTTCTTGCGGTTGGTACTAGATCCGCGACCCGCCGCAGCGTAGATTCGGTGCCCCTGGAACGTCACGGGAATTCGGTCGGATCGATCGGTACTGCATTGCTGATTCGCACGTCTCTCGCGCTCGGGCGCGTCGATCCCGGCTTTAATCCGGAAGACGTTCTCATGATGCAGACGGACCTGACGGAGCCGAGGTTCAACCATCTGGCCGCGATGGAAGACGTCACCAGGAGCACGCTGGACAGAGTCCGTGCCATTCCGGGTGTTGCAGCGGCGACGGCTACTTGCTGCGTCCCGCTGCACTCGGGCTACGGAATGGTGTTCAACATCATAGGCCGCGAGCACGAGCGGCCGTTCACGGGCGGCGGCGACTTTTCGATGATCACGGGAGAGTACTTCGAGACGTTCGAGATCCCGGTCCTTCGAGGCCGCGTGTTCGACGAGCGCGATCGCTCCAACTCGCCTCCCGTCATAGTCATCAGCCGTGAGCTGGCCGAAAGGTATTGGCCGGAAGGCGAAGACCCGATAGGCGCTCAAATGCTTGTCGGCGGGGGAGGAGCGTTGTATCCGGAGCTCGCCGACGAGCCTGTCCGAGAAGTCATCGGTATCGTGGACGACGTCCAGGCGGTAAGCCTGTCCGCGCCGCCCCGACCCGGCATGTACGTCCCCTTGGAGCAGTACTGGCGCGCCGCCGGCCAGGACGAGAATACGTTGGAGTGGGTCGTTCGAACGAATGTCGATCCGATGCGGCTATCCGCGACGATTCAGGACGCGATTCAAAGCATAAGGAACATGATCCTTCGGCAGGGCCTGCTGCTCGTAGCGATCGGCACGGTGATGGGACTCGTGGCGGCGTTCTTCCTGGAGGATCTTCTGGTCTCGGTGTTGTTCGGGGTCGAGCCGCGCGACCTCGTCACGTTTGCCGGGATACCCTTGATCCTGATACTCGTTGCACTCGCAGCAGTGTCGATCCCCGCATACCGAGCCACGCGGGTCGACTCGCTCACTGCACTGCGCTACGAGTAGACCGAGGGTTCGCGGCGTTCGAAGAGCGTTCGCCTCAGTGGCTAACTAGCGCCGCTCAGCGCCGCGATCGCCGCCGCGAGCAGCGGCGCGCTGCCGAGCACGGTGAGCTTCGGGCCGAGCGACGGGCAGCGCGCGAGCGGGTCGCCTGCGGTGTCGGTCAACACGAGCGAGTCGAGCTCGGGCAGGGCGAGCGTCTCCGCCGCGCCCTTGCCCAGCACGCCATGGGTCGCCGCCGCGTGCACGGCCCGTGCGCCCCGCGCTACCGCCGCTCGCGCCGCGCGCGCGAGCGTGGTGCCGCCGCTGACCAGGTCGTCGACGATGATCACGGCGGCTCCGGCCACGTCGCCCGCGAACGCCTCGCCGGACACGCGCCCCTCGCTGCGCTGCTTCTCCATCACCGCGAGCTCGACCGCGCGCCCCGTGCGCTCCTCGAGCGCCGCCGCGAAGCGCTGGGCGCGCTTCATGCCGCCCGCGTCCGGCGACAGCACGACCACGCGCTCGTCCGCGGCGAGCCGCGCGGCGAAGTGCTCCACGAGCAGCGGCGCGGCCTCGACGTGCACCTTGCGGCAACGAAAGGCGTTCTCGAACGCCGCCGGATTGTGGACGTCCACGGTGACGACGACGTCGACGCCCACGGCCTCGAAGAGCGCCGCGACGTAGCGCGTGGTGATCGGGTCGTGCGGCTTGGTGCGGCGATCCTTGCGCGAATAGGCGAGATACGGCACGAGGGCGATGACCTCGGCAGCGCCGTCGTCCTTCAAGGCACCCACGAAGAAGAGCAGCCGGCAGAGCTTGTCGCTCGCGCTGCCGCGCGCGTCGCCGCTCAAGGTCTGGCACACGAAGACCCGCTCCCCGGCCACGCCCTCGAGCGGACGCACCTTGAACTCGCTGTCCTCGAACTCGCGCTCCTCGTGCGCGGCGAGCGGCACGCCCGCGTCGGCGGCGATGCGTTCGCCGAGCGGACGAGTCGCGTCGAGACAGAAGAGCTTCATCGCCGTCGCCATTCGGGGCCCGACGACTATATTAGGCCGAGACCCGGGCGATGCGGTGGACGCAACCCCGCGCTCGTGCTCGTCGCGACGGCGGCCGTGGCGGCCTATCTTCCAACGAGGCGCGTGGCTCGCGTGGATCCGATGGGGGCGTTGCGGGCGGAGTAAGGAGTCGGGACCGTTCGCTCATTCGAATGCGGCGAATGAGGGGTAATAGGCCGCTGCCCGCGTCGACATTCTTGACAGTGCACGGCCCGCGGGTGGGCTACGAACTCCTAACCTTCTGTTTTATCTCCAACGGTACGAATTTTGCATAAATGGTACTTTCCTGAGAGCAGGGGGCAAGCGAAATGCAACGAAAGGCCAGCGTCGTCTTGCGGTGCCGCGGTAATGCGCACGTCTTCCTCGCCCTGTCGCTGAGCTGCGCCGCATCGAGCGCGTTTGCGATTCCGATCTCGTCGGAGCTTACTGCGCATTCGGCCGCTCAACTGACAACCACCGGCGTCGTCGTCACGGACCAAGTGACGGACGGCGTATCGCAAGGTGCCACAATAGATCCCCTGTCGGCATCCACGTTCCTGACGATCAACGATGGATCAACCACGGCAACGGTGAGTAGTCAGGGCGAGGCAACTTGGCTCAACCCGAATGCGGGCACGGTAACGCTGAACACCTTCTTCGAGACGGTGGGCACGGCGAATGGGTTCGTCTCGGGCGGCGTTTTTCCAAGCGTGGAGTTCGCATATACGTTCATCGCGGATTTCGACGGCACGCTGAGCGTCGCTTACGAGACGGTGAGCGACTTTTCCATACCTTTCGCGATCATTGTGTCCGGGTTTTCGGGGTCGCACTTCGCCCTGGGGAATACCGCTGGTACCGCGATATTCGATCTGCTGGTCGGGGAGACGTATCGGTACAGCATCGTGTCGTCAACAACCCGAGGAGGCGAAAATCTGGGGGAAGGCCAAAGCAACTCGATGGGCACCTTTGACTGGGCTTTCACCCCGACCGGAACGACAACGCCGCCGACCAGTGTGCCGGAGCCGGCACCGCTCACCTTGCTTGCACTTGGGCTCTTCGTCTCAGTTCTTTCGCGGCGCCGAGCGAAATAGAAGAAAGCGGTTCTGCGGCCCCGCAGGTCATCGCCGCCCGCTCTTGCAGCCTATGCTCCAGGCCGGCGGCACGGCTACACTTACAGGGCGCTGCCGATCCGATGTGCCGGATTGGGCGAGAGGCAGCGACGGGGTCGAATCGAAGCCCGACACGGAGACGCGGAATGAAGATGAGAGTTGCTCTAGCAGTTCTGGTTGCCGGCAGCCTGGCCGCATCGGCCTCGGCGCAACAGCCATCACAGCCTGCCGAGGGCGCTAGGGCGGCCCGTCCCGCCGGCGCGGCGCCGCGGCGTTCGCCGCTTCCGCCGCCCGAGCCGATCGAGCACGTCAAGGACAACATCTACAAGATATTCGGCGGCGGCGGGAACACGCTGGTCGTCGTGCAGGAAGACGGCGTCGTCCTGGTCGACACCAAGATGCCGGGCAACGGCCCGGCGATCCTCAACGAGGTCAAGAAGGTCACCGACAAGCCGATCAAGCTGATCATCAACACGCACAGTCACCCTGATCACGTCGGCAGCAATGACTATATCCGCGAGCAGTATCCGAACGTGCGCATCGTAATGCACGAAGGCGCCAAGGAAGAGCTGAGCGGGCCGCGCGGAAATCCCAACCTCCTGCCGACCGAAACCTTCACGGATCGCATGACGATCGGCTCGGGGGCAGACCGGATAGAGCTTTATCACTTCGGCCCCGGCCACACGAACGGCGATACATTCGTGCTGTTCCCTGCCGCGCGTCTGTTGTGCATGGGCGATGTCATGGCGTGGAACATGGCGCCGTTCCTGCCCGCCGGCGGCGCCGAAGCGATCGCCGAAGAGACCGAGGCCCTCGTCGAGGCCATGAGGGGGAAGGTCGACCTGGTCGAGGAAGGCCACGGGCACATGAATACCTGGGAAGGTCTCGAGCGCCTGGCCCGCTTCAACCGGGCTCTGGTCGACGCCGCGAAGCTTCACTACGACCGCGGAGACCCGCCCGGCATGGCCGTTGCCGACTTGCAGAAGAACCCGGACTTCGCGCCGCTGCTCGATACTCACATCAAGAAGGGGCTCGAATACGGCAACACGCCGCTCGCGCGCGCGCACATGAACGTGAATGTCGCTTATGCCGAGCTCGCCGGTGAGACGATCGGTTTCGGGCTCGCCAACGGCGCGCCGCTGCCGGCCACCGACAAGCACAAGGGCTCCGACCCCAAGGACACGGCTCGGCCGACTCCTGACATGCTCGCGGACGCAGTGGACAAGTAGGCTTGCACCAGGCCCCGAAGCTTCGGCATCGGCATCTCTCCCGCCGCCGCTCGGCGCCGCCTGCAAATGCAGCCGACGATATCGGTCGAGGCCGCTTGCCAAGATCGAGAATGCCGAGCCCGATCTCGGCTGGTTCAGCCTGATGATCCTGAAGCACGACCTCACGGGTGATCCGGTCCTCGAAACGCCGCCGTTCAAGGAGCGTCGCTACCGGATACGCGGCCGCTGAGGCGGCGCCCGCCGGCGCCGTTCATTGTCCATCGGCGTTCACGAGCGGCGAACCAGGCCGCAGAAAAAAAAAGCGGCGGGCCACGAGGACCCGCCGCGAGTTTCAGGACGAAGCGTATCCGAAGCTAGAATCGAACCGCCAGACCCAGGAAGTACCGTCGACCGAGCGTGTCGTAGTAGCCGGCGTCGATGGTGCCGGGATTCGACAGACTGGTGGTCGGGGGTATGCAACCGGGAGCACCGTTGCAGACCGCGCCCAGATCCGTCCCGGGGGGATAGCCCGCGTCCGCGCCTACCAGCTCGGGATCCGTGTCGAACAGGTTCGTGATCCCGCCGCGCAACGACATCGACTCCGTCAGGTTCCAGTTGAACGACAGGTCAAAGATGCTGTAGGCGTCGGTCTCGATCTCCGAGCTCGGCGTGTAGCCCAGCAGAATCCCCTCGCCGCCGGCCGCAACACGCTGGTTGTTCTCGATGATCGCCTGCTGCGCCGCGTAGTCGGCCGTCCAGACGGGCGGCAGGTAGCGCATGCGCAGGTTCACGGTCCAGTCTCTCATCGAGTAGTTCAGCGAGCCGAACAGCCGATAGTCGTACGCGCCCCCGTCCGTGCCCGACAGGTTCGGGCCGAGAGAGCCTGCCCAATCGATTTCCGGGTCGAACGGGGCGGGCGACTGCTTGGTGCGGTAGTAGTCCAGGATCGTCGCCTGCATGTTGAGGCCCAGCGTGCCGGCGAACAGCGGCCGGGTCCAGTTCACCGCGAGGTCCATGCCTGAGGTTTCGATCGTGGCCTGGTTGTCGAACGACAGCGACGTCGTCAGCGGAGCGCCGTTGTTCTGGTCGCGGGGCAGGAGCTGGCACGGTCGCGTGGCGGCTTGCGCAGCCGCCTCCTCCGGCGTGCTGACGATGTTCGTGCCGAAGCACAGGAAGTTCGCGTAGTCGATCGAATACAGCATGATCGCGTCTTCGATCTCCACCTTGTACCAGTCCGCCGTCAGCGTCACGTTGCCGACGTCGGCAACGAGACCGAAGGTCCACGTGTCTGCCGTCTCCGACTTCAGATTCGGATTGCCTTCCTGCAATACCCACGCGAAGATGTCGCCGCTCTCTCCGGTCGCGTCCGATCGGTCGTAGAACTCTACGGCGCCGGTGCTGCCCGCACCGCCCATCAGCTCCTGACAGATCAGGTAGGTGCTCTGCGCGCCGGCTTCGGTCTGGCCGGGCGCGAGCCCGAGGTCCCTCGGATCAGTCTCGTCGGGTTCCTGGTTCGGATCTCCCAGGAGGCCGCGCATGCCGAACGGCGAGTTCGACCGGATCCCGCACGGATCGCCGAAGTTGCCGCCGGCGGTGAAGACCTCCTGCGAGTTCAGGAACAGCTCGCCGAGGTTCGGCGCCCGGGTCGCCCGGTTGAACCCGCCGCGGAAGCGCAGCCTGTCGTTGACCTGCCAGTTCAGCAGGCTCTTCCAGGTGTCCTCCTTGTCGGTGTGCTCATAATCGGAGGTTCGCCAGCCCAGCTCGAGCTCCAGCCGCTGGAACGCCGGCTTGTCCTGGATAACCGGCACCAGAGCCTCCAGGTAGTAGTCGTCCACCGAGGTGGATGCATCGAGGTAGCCGGTCGGATAGACGCCGACGACCTGGTCGGTGAAGGACACCGTCGACTGCAGGATGTCCGGGTTGAACACGGAGCTGTTGCGGCGCTTCTGGTAGCCCGCCGCCAGGCGCACGTCGCCCGCGGGCAGTTCTGCGACCGGCCCCTGGAAGTTCAGCTCGATGATGTCCTGCGTGTTTTGCGTCCGCGTTTGCAGCGTCGCGTTGATCGCATCGAAGCAGTCCTGCGAGAGCGGAGCGTCGCCCGAGAAGAAGGTGTCGTAGAAGCCGGACGTGCACGTGATGTCGGCTGCGCCGAAGTTCGGCCGGATGCTGTTCTCGTTGCCGGAGATCTTGGCGCCGCGGCCGTAATCCGGCTGCTCGATCAGCGCCCGGTAACGCTCGAGGGACAGATTGCCCGCCGCGACGTTATACGTGCTCGACTCGCCTCGCCCATAATAGGCCTCGCCCGTCCAGTCCGCGCCCAGATCGAAGTTGGCGCCCATTTCGATCTGCCAGACCTCGTTCGTATTGAAGGTGCTGCGCGGCGGGAGGCTGTCGTCCGGGTTCCAGTCCGGCTGCCAGCGCCCGGTCGGGTCGATACGGCTGTTCAGCAGAATGGCCAGCTCCACCGGAACCGGGTGCTGGGCGCCCGGTTCACCCGTCGCGATGAAGTCCGGGTTCGCAAACGCGTCCGGATTGTCGCGCACGGCCGTGACGACGTCCGGGTCGGTGTAATCCAGGCTCGGATCGACGGGGCTGTCCGTCGTCGGGTTGTAGGGAATCGTCCCCTCCCAGCCCGCGATCACGCTCGTGCCGAACAGCACCGTCTGCGTCTTGCTTTGAGCGAACGTCGAGCGCGCGAACAGGGAAACGCGGTCGTTGAGGTCGTACGTACCCGAGGCGAAGAACGATTGCCGCTCCTGCGGCGCGCTGGCGAACGCTCGCATGTTGTTCCACTTCAGGCCTTCGTACGTGTCGCCGGGGTCGAGGAAAGTGGAGCCGTCGAGGGCGATCGTTCTGACGTATTCCCGACCGTCCACGGGACCGCGGTACCGGGACAGACCGCCGGCGCCCGTGTTGGCGAAGATCGTGCCGTCCGGGTTGAAGGCGAATTGGGTCTGGAAGTTGCCGTAGCCAAACGGCAGAAAGATGGGTCTGCCTTCGGACGTGTCCGAGAAGAGCGCATTCACGGTGCCGAAATCGGGACAGTTCGCGATGGTCGGCCCGTCCGGGTCGGCCGGGTTCTCGATCCGAGTGTTGCAGTTGTAGCCGTTGATGCCCTGCAGGAACAGGAAGCTCCCCGGTGAGCGCGGATTGCTCCGATACTCGACGTAGGGATCGTGATTGATCTCGTAGGCCGCGTCGCGGTTGTAGCTCTCCACGCCGAGCGCGATGTTGCCGCGGCCGTCGTCGAAGTTGCTGCCGAACACGGCCGAGATGCGCGACTCGTCTCCATCACCGGCCGACGTTGCGCCGTACTGCATGTCGACCTCGAAGCCCTCGAAGTCGTCGCGCAGAATGAAGTTCGTGACGCCGCCGATGGCATCCGCGCCGTACACGGCCGACGCGCCGCCCGTGATCGTCTCGACGCGCTCGATCAGCGCGGAAGGGATGCTGTTGATGTCCGTCCACATCAGCGCGTTGATCGGCACCTGACGCTTGCCGTTCACGAGCGTCAGGCTCCGGTTCGGGCCGAAGCCGCGCAGCGAGATCGTTGCCACGCCGACGGAGTTGATCGGCGTGATCTGCACGTCTTGCTCGGTCGTGACGGGCGAAGCGGCGGGGTTGTACTGCGGCATCTGGTTCAGATAGGACTCGATGTTGAGGCCCGTCTGCGTTTCGAAGTCGTCGTTGTCGACGGTGACGATCGGACTGTTGGACTGAAAGTCCTGGCGCACGATGCGCGAGCCGGTCACGACGATCTCCTCGAGCGATTGGGGCTCTTGCCCATACGCGCTCGAGGAAACCGCAGTCACTGCCATCGACGTGATCGCCGTCGCAACGGATACGGACAGCAAGGATCGCTGTAGCTGCTCTGGTCTTTCGGACATAAAGAACCCCCCCGGTACGCAAGGTACCGTGTTCTTGACGGGATGTTTCCATTCATCGCCGGCATTTGTTGCTCTGGGGCAACAATGGCCGACGCCCCGACCGGCGAGTGTTACAACAATCGGACGCGAATTCAATCAGGGCGTCGCATTATTGTGACACCCGGACGGTCTCGGAGTGAGATGGGGTTTTCCGAAGCGGAAGGTGGAGCGACGACGGGGCGGCGCGGCTGATCAGTCGCGCCGAAAGCGGCGCCTCGTCGATCTAGGTATCGAAGCGGTCGGCGTGAGCGTGATCGGCTCGGTCACGACGCGCGAACGCGAAAGTCAAGCCAGTTTCCTTCGACATAACCGCGATCATCGGCTCGGACGGGACGCGCCCGTCCGGGCCGGCCGCGCCTTCACTCGCGCTTGCGTTCGCTCACGTAGATGTCGCTGGTTCCGCCGACCGGGACTCGGCCGAAATAGAGACGCTTGCCGTCGTGCGACAGCGTTGCGCGTTGCTCGGTGCCGTCCGTGTTGACGACGCCCAGATTGACCGGCGGTGTCCACGGTCCCGGCAGGAACCACGCGAACGACATGTAGACGTCCTGGCCGCCCTTCGGCGCCGGACCCAACGGCGAGCGCGTGCGGTTCGAGCTGAACACCATCTCGTAGCCGCCTTCCGGCCGCTCCCGCACGTTCGGCATCAGGTCGTCGAAGTCCGGCGTGCTGAGCGCCGCGATGGGCTTGCCCGGCCCGAACGTACCGTTGCTGCGCATGACGCTCACGTGTATGTCCTGATTCACGCCGATGGAGCCGTTCGCGGCGTTGCCGTTCGTCGAGTAGAACAGGAAGGTGCCGTACGGCGTCTCGACGAGCGACGGGCTGCGCTCGCCGCCGGCCGTGTTCGGGCCGTCGGGAGCGCATGCCAGATGGACGGGCTCGCTCCAGCCGCCGGCCGGGCTTTGCCGCGAGAGGTAGATGTCGCCGCCGGCGGCCTGTTCGCCCGGGCAAGCACCGGGCCGGGTCGACACGAACAGCAACGAGCGTCCGCGCACGGGCGTCGGGCAGAAGTCGCCGGCAGGCGAGTTGACGGGTGCTTCGAGCTTGCGCGGCTCGGACCACGGATCGCCGACGCGCGTTCGGTCCGCCGCCCAGATGTCGTTCGGATCCTCCCGGCTCGACGCGAACACGAGGCTCAGGCCGTCGGCAGTCTCGATCGGGCACCCGTCGCTCACGCCCGGCTTGCTGACGCCGTTCTCGCCCGGTCCCACGAGCTCGGCCTCTCCCCAATTCGGTGCGAACGGCCAGCCGTGCAGCTTGAAGAGCCAGCCGTGCGCGCCGGCGGGGATCGCGCTCCCCGCCCACACGGCCAGCACGGCCGCCCCGCCCGAGATCGTCTTACGCCACATTGTTGTTCCTCCTTCGATTTGGGTGGCTCGGCTGATTGAGCCGCAGGGCGCCCGGAAAGACATGGCCAAACCATGGAGATTTCGTGGAGAATCGTGGAGGCGGGCAAAAACCGAGGCGTTCGATGCTGTATCGGTTCGGTGATTGCGAGCTCGACATCGAGCGCTTCGAGCTTCGCCGTGCCGGTCGGCGCGAGCCGCTCGAGCCGCGAGTGCTCGAGCTGCTCGCTTACCTCGTCGCGAATCGCGACCGCGTCGTCACGCGCCGCGAGCTGAATGAGCACGTGTGGCACGGCCGGGTCGTCACCGACGCCGCGTTGAACAGCTGCATCAAGGCCGCGCGCGCCCACATCGGCGACGACGGCAAGACCCAGATCCGGATACGTACCGTGCACCGCAAGGGCTACCGGTTCGTCGGCGATGTGGTGGAACGGAACGGCAGCCCCGCGCCCGCGGCGCGCGGCGA
Proteins encoded in this window:
- a CDS encoding archease — translated: MTTPTPEPQARYEHFPHDADVGVRGFGRSPAEAFEQVALALTAAVTDPNKVAPDREVALRCEAPDQELLLADWLNALVYEMATRNMLFGKFSVRIDGARLEGRAWGEPVDAAKHEPAVEVKGATYTGLRVAQEPDGTWLAQCVVDV
- a CDS encoding RtcB family protein, giving the protein MDLTLLERESEYAWRIEPHGDMRVPGIIYGDEALVRAMDAKVHEQVCNVATLPGIVRASYAMPDAHWGYGFPIGGVAAFDPDDGGVVSAGGVGFDISCGVRSLHTGLERRDVEPAKERLADQLFRDVPAGVGSTGRIRLDDDTMDAMLTGGARWAVEHGYGEPRDLDRIEERGAMPGADPSRISERARNRQRDEMGTLGSGNHYLEIQHVTEIYSPDIAPVFGLAEGDVLATIHCGSRGLGHQIGTEFLRSMATAAHEHGIRLPDRELACAPIRSPIGEAYLGAMRAAINCALANRQIITHLARQAFAKVLPRAELTLLYDVSHNTCKIEEHAVNGTRKRLFVHRKGATRAFGPGHPDVPEALRAVGQPVLIGGSMGTGSYVLAGAPGNEALSFSSSCHGAGRAMSRHQAKRTWRGRAVVDELARRGIVVRSRSLTGVAEEAPHAYKDVAAVVQAAHDAGLSRMVARVEPLVCIKG
- a CDS encoding ABC transporter permease, with product MMQTDLTEPRFNHLAAMEDVTRSTLDRVRAIPGVAAATATCCVPLHSGYGMVFNIIGREHERPFTGGGDFSMITGEYFETFEIPVLRGRVFDERDRSNSPPVIVISRELAERYWPEGEDPIGAQMLVGGGGALYPELADEPVREVIGIVDDVQAVSLSAPPRPGMYVPLEQYWRAAGQDENTLEWVVRTNVDPMRLSATIQDAIQSIRNMILRQGLLLVAIGTVMGLVAAFFLEDLLVSVLFGVEPRDLVTFAGIPLILILVALAAVSIPAYRATRVDSLTALRYE
- the prs gene encoding ribose-phosphate diphosphokinase, translating into MKLFCLDATRPLGERIAADAGVPLAAHEEREFEDSEFKVRPLEGVAGERVFVCQTLSGDARGSASDKLCRLLFFVGALKDDGAAEVIALVPYLAYSRKDRRTKPHDPITTRYVAALFEAVGVDVVVTVDVHNPAAFENAFRCRKVHVEAAPLLVEHFAARLAADERVVVLSPDAGGMKRAQRFAAALEERTGRAVELAVMEKQRSEGRVSGEAFAGDVAGAAVIIVDDLVSGGTTLARAARAAVARGARAVHAAATHGVLGKGAAETLALPELDSLVLTDTAGDPLARCPSLGPKLTVLGSAPLLAAAIAALSGAS
- a CDS encoding PEP-CTERM sorting domain-containing protein is translated as MQRKASVVLRCRGNAHVFLALSLSCAASSAFAIPISSELTAHSAAQLTTTGVVVTDQVTDGVSQGATIDPLSASTFLTINDGSTTATVSSQGEATWLNPNAGTVTLNTFFETVGTANGFVSGGVFPSVEFAYTFIADFDGTLSVAYETVSDFSIPFAIIVSGFSGSHFALGNTAGTAIFDLLVGETYRYSIVSSTTRGGENLGEGQSNSMGTFDWAFTPTGTTTPPTSVPEPAPLTLLALGLFVSVLSRRRAK
- a CDS encoding MBL fold metallo-hydrolase → MKMRVALAVLVAGSLAASASAQQPSQPAEGARAARPAGAAPRRSPLPPPEPIEHVKDNIYKIFGGGGNTLVVVQEDGVVLVDTKMPGNGPAILNEVKKVTDKPIKLIINTHSHPDHVGSNDYIREQYPNVRIVMHEGAKEELSGPRGNPNLLPTETFTDRMTIGSGADRIELYHFGPGHTNGDTFVLFPAARLLCMGDVMAWNMAPFLPAGGAEAIAEETEALVEAMRGKVDLVEEGHGHMNTWEGLERLARFNRALVDAAKLHYDRGDPPGMAVADLQKNPDFAPLLDTHIKKGLEYGNTPLARAHMNVNVAYAELAGETIGFGLANGAPLPATDKHKGSDPKDTARPTPDMLADAVDK